CATAAAGTCAGGTTATTCCTTGTCCTGGCTAAGAGGGTCAGTTCATCCGCTCAGGCCGGCGGCGCCAACTTCACCCAGACTTCCTGTTCGTATCGAATCGGTTCACCCGGCCGGGGCGACTGCTCGACGACACGGCCGCTGCCTCTCAACTGGATGTTCAGGCCGGTCCTTTCCATGGTCTGGAGCACCTGTCTGTAACTCTGTCCCTGACAGTCCGGCATACGCACGCCTTCATGGCCGTTTTCATTCCAGGCCGCCTTGAGGTTTTTGTTCAGCGGAAAAGCGGAAACCTCCACGGATGGAGGTGTCGAGGCCACGTAGGTCGAAGCCGTGGCCGGCACCTTTAGATAGTGGAGCGACTTGGCGGCAATGCGCGAGAAAATCGGCGCCGCCACCAGTCCGCCATAGGCCTTTCCTTCCGGTTCATCCACCACCACCAGAATGACCAACCGGGGGTCATCCACAGGCACTAGTCCAACAAAGGACGAAACCCGCTTGTCCGCTGAATACCCCCCCGTTACCGGGTCAACCTTCTGAGCCGTTCCCGTCTTGCCGCCGACACGATAGCCTGGCACGGCCGCCATCGTGCCGGTGCCACCTTCTTCCGTCACCTGGCCCATCATCTGGCGAACCCGGTTGGCGACATCATTGGAGACGACCTGCCGGACCACGCGCGGACTGTTCTTTTTAATGACCTGCCCATTGGTATCCACCACCTTGTCGACCACATAGGGCTTCATCAGGTAGCCGCCATTGGCGATGGCCGCCGTAGCCGCCGCCAGCTGAATCGGCGTCACGCTTAAACCCTGCCCGAAGGAGATGGCCGCCAGGTCGATTTCAAACCAATCGGACGGCTTGCGGATCAACCCTCCCGCCTCGCCTGGCAGATCAATACCCGTTTGCTCTCCAAAGCCAAAGTCTCGGATATAACGGTAATAATTATCGCGCTCCAAGGCTTTGCCTATTTTGGCCGACCCTACATTGGAGCTGAACTTGAGAATCTCATCGACCTGCAATTTTCCGTAGGGGCGGTGGTCATGTATCACCTTTCCGCCTACTGCCAGCTTGCCGTTCTCGCAGTCAATCTTCTGAGAGGCCTTGATCACCCCCTCATTCAAGGCGGCGGCGATCAGAAACACCTTGAAGGTGGATCCGGGTTCAAAAGCATCGGTAATCGCCCGATTCCGCCACTGCGCTGGCTTGTAATTGAAAAACGAATTGGGGTTATAGTCAGGTTGGCTGGCCATGGCCAGCACACGGCCTGTTTCCGGGTCGATTACGACAACGGACCCCGATTTGCCCTGAACCGCCGCTATGCCGGCTGCCAGTTCCTTTTCGGCTATGTACTGAAGGTTCTTGTCCAGAGTCAGATAGACGTTGTACCCCTGACTTTGCTCCTGTAATGGCTGAACCCCCGCCCCCATTCCACGCCCGAGAGCATCTTTTTCGGTGACCAGATACCCTGATTGGCCCAGAATCATGGCATCGTAGCGTAGCTCAACCCCCTCCAGTCCTTCGGGGTCGAGACCAGCAAACCCTATGACCTGGGCACCAATTTCCGCATTAGGGTAATAGCGCCGATGTTCTTTGATGAAATCGGCGCAGGCCAGTTTCAGTTCCTTGACCTTGTCGCTCTCTTTCGGAGAGACCCGCCTTTTGAGCCAGATAAAACTTTTCCCCGAACTCAGCTTGGCCTTGACCGCGGCGACGGGCAGCGTCAGGGCCTTGGCCAGCGCCTGAGCCTCCCCGTTCAGATCTACTACTTTGCGGGCATCGACATAAATCGAGTCGACTTCCACACTCAGGGCCATCTCCTCGCCATGGGCATCGAAAATCGCCCCCCGCTTGGGCGCCAGAGAGATGACCTTCTGGTGCTGCCTCTCGGCCCTTTTGCGCCACTCTTCCTGATTCAAAACCTGGATACTGAAGGCACGGACGGAAATCAGAACAAAGGCCAGCAAAAAACACAGGCCAATGAACCGAAGGCGATAACGTCCCCATTTCTCCTGTTTATCCAAGCGGCACTCCCAACCGGCGTCTTCTAAAGATGAATGATCGTCGGAGAATCGATGTCTTGTGGCGGCTGCATCAGATTCGTCTCGCTCCCGGCATAGGCCGAATCAAAAGGGGTATAGGTTGTCCCTTCCCGGTCGGCCTGATAGCAGGCCCCCAGCACGAGCAGACTGACCCCCATACAGAAAAAAAGGCCCACTACCCCGACCAGGTGGCGCGACCTCTTCTTTTCTCTTATCACCAGCAGCTCCTGCATTTCCTGCCACAGGTCCTGCTTCTCTTTAGGTTCCAACAATTCCATAACAACAATCCCTCAATAGATCTACCTTACCGTGATGACCTGTTGTGGTGTGGGAAACCGCAAGCCCAGTTCTTTGACGGCCACTTTTTCTATTCGGGCCGGATTGCGCAGACTGGCCGCTTCCAGACGCAGGTTTTTGTTCTCCTGGTGCATTTCCCGCAACCGCTCCTGCTGACTGGAAATCTGGTATTCAAGGTTGATCACCTGGATACGGGTCCAGACGAAAAAAAGAGAGATGGCCAGCATCAGACCGATAAAAACCATCACGGGCATCAGGCTCGGTTTTTTCAGCGCCACCCCTCCAAACCTGGGGAAAGCCCTCAAAATAAGTTCAGACATGATCTCTCCTTTACCCTCTTCGCATCAGTCGAGACGTCGGGCGGCCCGAAGAACCGCACTGCGTGCTCTGGGGTTGTCGGCAATCTCTTCTTCGCTGGCGCGAACGGCCTTGCGGGTCAATATTTCAAGCTTCGCTTTTTGGCCGCAGCTGCAATAGGGGAGCTGCGGTGGGCAGATGCAGCTTTGCGCCTGTCGTTGAAAAAACTGTTTGACGATGCGGTCTTCCAGTGAGTGAAAACTGATGACCACCATACGCCCGCCCGGTTTCAGAAGTTCCAGCCCTCGGTTAATACCTTGGGCCACATGATCGAGTTCGCCGTTGACATGAATCCTCAGCGCCTGAAAAACCCGGGTGGCCGGGTGAATCCTGGCCGGCTTGTAACCACCGGGAACCGTATCCCGAACCAGGTCCGCCAACTGCCCTGTCGTCAAGAGAGGTTTTTCGGTCCGGGTGGCCACGATGCGGCGGGCAATGCGCCCTGCCCAGCGCTCCTCTCCGTATTCGCGAAAAATACGGGCCAACTCCTCTGCACTGGCACTTTCAAGAACATCGGCGGCCGTCTGACCGGCGGTGGTATCCATGCGCATATCCAGCGGCGCATCGGCGCGAAAGGAGAAACCTCTTTCCTCGGCATCAAGCTGATGAGAGGAAACTCCCAGATCCAGCAGAATGCCATCAACCCGGTCCACGCCTAGCATCGGCAGGATCTGATTCGCCTCCGCAAAGTTACCGTGTCTTAGCACCGCCCGCTCTCCGAAGGGAGCCAGTACTTCACTTGCTTTATTCAGCGCCGCCGGGTCGCGATCGAGCCCGATCAAGCGGCCATCCGGTGCCGAAGCTTCGAGGATCAGGCGGGCATGTCCGCCACCACCCAGGGTACCATCCAGAAAAACTTCCCCTGACTGCGGAGCCAGGTAGGCCAGAACCTCTTTGGGCATCACAGACAGATGCCTGAATTCGCTGGCGGACAAACCTAGAATCCCAGATCCGACATGAACTGGGGATCTTCCTGCACAAAAGACACCGCCGTCTCGGTCACTTCGGCGTGCTTGTCTTTGCTGTATATTTCAATGCGGTCCGACATGCCCACGACCACGATATCCCGTTCCAGATTGGCGTGCAGTCGCAGCGACTCAGGAATTAGAATTCGGCCCTGCTTGTCGAAAGAACATTCGGTGGCCGGGGCGACCACGAGGCGATAGGCGGCGTTGCGCTGGGGGCCAGGGGGGAGATTTTCCACATTCTGGCGATTTTTCTCCCAGAGGGGCACAGGATAGGCGCTGAGCCCGCCATCCCAGTTTTTGGTCACGACCAAGCGCTCCTCCCCATGGGCTTCCGCCAGGATTTCGCGGAAACGGGCCGGTATGCTGGCTCGCCCTTTAGGGTCGATCGAATTGTAGAATTCTCCCTGGAAGCTCATTGCCCTCTTTTGGTCCAATTTGGCACTAAATTACACTTTGTGGGAAACTATAGCCGTGGCCCATACCCTTGTCAAGGAGATATTTCTTCTCTGTTAAGGGTTTAGAATTGGTAAAAGGTGTAAAAGCAGGCACAAAAAAACCCCCAAAAAGGGGGTGAAGGAAAAAACGGTGAATGGCGGGCTGAAGTCAGGAATCCGTTGTCGCCCCGGGCAGCAACATTTCAATCTCCTCGATACGGCGGTCCACCACCTTGCGCACGATGAACTGCACGCCTTCCGACTCACAGGTTTCGCCTTCCTGGGGGATGGTACCGAGAGCTCTCAACAGGAAGCCGGCCAGGGTGGTAACGTGCTCTTCGGACAGTTTCAGGTGGAAGCGCTTGTTGATTGTTCGCAGCGAGGTGCTGCCATCAACCAGGTAGCGGCCCGGGCCGAGCTCCCGCAACATCTCTTCCTCGACATCGTACTCATCCTGAATTTCGCCGACGATTTCTTCGAAGATGTCTTCAAGAGTCACGATCCCTTCGACCCCGCCGTACTCGTCCACCACGATAGCCAGGTGCATACGCTTGCGACGGAAAGACTGCAGCAAGGTCTCGATGCGCTTTGATTCGGGAACAAAGTAGGGAGGACGGGCGATATCCCTCAAAGAGAACGTGTCAGGACGTCCCACGAAACTCAGGATATCCTTGGAATGAATAATACCCACGATGCTGTCAAGATTTTCCTCGTAGACCGGAAAACGGGAATGATGGGCCTGCTGGACCAGGACCAGCGCCTCTTCAAAGGTCGAATGGACTTCAATGCCGACGACTTCGGTGCGAGGTATCATCACATCACGAACGCGCATCTCCGCCAGATCGAAAATCCCGTGGAGCATCTGGTGTTTCTCCATATGGACCACCCCCGTCTGCTCACCAACCGTAATGATGGTGCGGATTTCATCTTCGGAGAGGATCGGCTTCTCCTGTTCTCCGGGGATTAGCCGCGACAAGAAACGAGTGACTCCGGTGATGAGCCAGATCGCCGGCGCCAGCACCTTGAGAACGACCCCGATCGGCCTCAGCACGGCGAAGGACATCGCCTCCGACTGTTTGGCCGCATAGCTCTTGGGCAGCACCTCAGAGAAAACCAGCAGCAGAGGGGTCACCAGGAGGATGGTGAGCAGTTCCCCTTTTTCACCATAGCGTTGGACGAGCAGCCCCGTGGCGAAGACGGAGATGGCGATATTCACCAGATTGTTCCCGACCAGGATTCCCCCC
The sequence above is a segment of the Desulfuromonas sp. KJ2020 genome. Coding sequences within it:
- a CDS encoding penicillin-binding protein, whose amino-acid sequence is MDKQEKWGRYRLRFIGLCFLLAFVLISVRAFSIQVLNQEEWRKRAERQHQKVISLAPKRGAIFDAHGEEMALSVEVDSIYVDARKVVDLNGEAQALAKALTLPVAAVKAKLSSGKSFIWLKRRVSPKESDKVKELKLACADFIKEHRRYYPNAEIGAQVIGFAGLDPEGLEGVELRYDAMILGQSGYLVTEKDALGRGMGAGVQPLQEQSQGYNVYLTLDKNLQYIAEKELAAGIAAVQGKSGSVVVIDPETGRVLAMASQPDYNPNSFFNYKPAQWRNRAITDAFEPGSTFKVFLIAAALNEGVIKASQKIDCENGKLAVGGKVIHDHRPYGKLQVDEILKFSSNVGSAKIGKALERDNYYRYIRDFGFGEQTGIDLPGEAGGLIRKPSDWFEIDLAAISFGQGLSVTPIQLAAATAAIANGGYLMKPYVVDKVVDTNGQVIKKNSPRVVRQVVSNDVANRVRQMMGQVTEEGGTGTMAAVPGYRVGGKTGTAQKVDPVTGGYSADKRVSSFVGLVPVDDPRLVILVVVDEPEGKAYGGLVAAPIFSRIAAKSLHYLKVPATASTYVASTPPSVEVSAFPLNKNLKAAWNENGHEGVRMPDCQGQSYRQVLQTMERTGLNIQLRGSGRVVEQSPRPGEPIRYEQEVWVKLAPPA
- the ftsL gene encoding cell division protein FtsL, whose product is MSELILRAFPRFGGVALKKPSLMPVMVFIGLMLAISLFFVWTRIQVINLEYQISSQQERLREMHQENKNLRLEAASLRNPARIEKVAVKELGLRFPTPQQVITVR
- the rsmH gene encoding 16S rRNA (cytosine(1402)-N(4))-methyltransferase RsmH, coding for MSASEFRHLSVMPKEVLAYLAPQSGEVFLDGTLGGGGHARLILEASAPDGRLIGLDRDPAALNKASEVLAPFGERAVLRHGNFAEANQILPMLGVDRVDGILLDLGVSSHQLDAEERGFSFRADAPLDMRMDTTAGQTAADVLESASAEELARIFREYGEERWAGRIARRIVATRTEKPLLTTGQLADLVRDTVPGGYKPARIHPATRVFQALRIHVNGELDHVAQGINRGLELLKPGGRMVVISFHSLEDRIVKQFFQRQAQSCICPPQLPYCSCGQKAKLEILTRKAVRASEEEIADNPRARSAVLRAARRLD
- the mraZ gene encoding division/cell wall cluster transcriptional repressor MraZ, whose protein sequence is MSFQGEFYNSIDPKGRASIPARFREILAEAHGEERLVVTKNWDGGLSAYPVPLWEKNRQNVENLPPGPQRNAAYRLVVAPATECSFDKQGRILIPESLRLHANLERDIVVVGMSDRIEIYSKDKHAEVTETAVSFVQEDPQFMSDLGF
- a CDS encoding HlyC/CorC family transporter, with translation MLEPDDVWIRLSLLAVLFVLSAFFSGSETALMSLDKLRLKYLVQKKRRGAQRLEELLESPEKLLGGILVGNNLVNIAISVFATGLLVQRYGEKGELLTILLVTPLLLVFSEVLPKSYAAKQSEAMSFAVLRPIGVVLKVLAPAIWLITGVTRFLSRLIPGEQEKPILSEDEIRTIITVGEQTGVVHMEKHQMLHGIFDLAEMRVRDVMIPRTEVVGIEVHSTFEEALVLVQQAHHSRFPVYEENLDSIVGIIHSKDILSFVGRPDTFSLRDIARPPYFVPESKRIETLLQSFRRKRMHLAIVVDEYGGVEGIVTLEDIFEEIVGEIQDEYDVEEEMLRELGPGRYLVDGSTSLRTINKRFHLKLSEEHVTTLAGFLLRALGTIPQEGETCESEGVQFIVRKVVDRRIEEIEMLLPGATTDS